A single Pseudomonas brassicacearum DNA region contains:
- a CDS encoding SDR family NAD(P)-dependent oxidoreductase produces MNRKVALITGAASGIGQALAVAYAGSGVAVVGGYYPADPHDPQTTEAMVEEAGGECLMLALDVSDTASVDALAEQAVQHFGRLDYAVANAGLLRRAPLLEMTDELWDEMLSVDLTGVMRTFRAATRHMSEGGALVAISSIAGGVYGWQEHSHYAAAKAGVPGLCRSLAVELAAQGIRCNAVIPGLIETPQSLDAKNSLGPEGLAKAARSIPLGRVGRADEVASLVQFLTSDASSYLTGQSIVIDGGLTVRWPD; encoded by the coding sequence ATGAACCGTAAAGTTGCCTTGATTACCGGTGCCGCCAGCGGCATCGGTCAAGCCCTCGCCGTAGCCTATGCGGGCAGCGGTGTGGCGGTCGTCGGCGGGTATTACCCGGCCGATCCCCATGACCCGCAGACCACGGAGGCCATGGTGGAAGAAGCCGGTGGCGAATGCCTGATGCTGGCGCTGGACGTGAGCGATACCGCGTCGGTGGATGCACTGGCCGAACAAGCGGTGCAGCACTTCGGCCGCCTGGATTACGCCGTTGCCAACGCCGGTTTGCTGCGCCGTGCGCCGTTGCTGGAAATGACCGATGAACTGTGGGACGAGATGCTCAGCGTCGACCTGACGGGGGTGATGCGAACCTTTCGCGCGGCGACTCGGCATATGAGCGAGGGCGGGGCGTTGGTGGCGATTTCGTCGATTGCCGGCGGCGTGTATGGCTGGCAAGAGCACAGCCATTACGCAGCGGCCAAGGCCGGTGTGCCGGGGTTGTGCCGTTCCCTGGCGGTGGAGTTGGCAGCACAGGGCATTCGTTGCAATGCGGTGATACCGGGGTTGATCGAGACGCCGCAGTCGTTGGATGCGAAGAACTCCCTCGGGCCGGAAGGCTTGGCGAAAGCTGCAAGGTCGATTCCGTTGGGGCGGGTAGGGCGCGCGGATGAAGTGGCTTCATTGGTGCAGTTCTTGACCAGTGATGCGTCGAGTTACCTGACCGGGCAGAGCATCGTGATTGATGGCGGCCTGACCGTGCGCTGGCCTGACTGA
- a CDS encoding CobW family GTP-binding protein, producing MSIALNVITGFLGSGKTTLLKRLLQGESLGDTALLINEFGDVGIDHLLVEEVAPDTVLLPSGCVCCSIRGELKDALLALLQRRERGEIPAFKRVILETTGLADPAPILATLNNDVQLRGRLHIGLVVTLVDASHAALQERLHPEWLAQVAAADRLLLSKTDLVEDCATLRAHLQALNAGTPILNTSDVRCGDQLLLGEGLRSAEPTEEVSRWQLHRSISATHGAAQVCSLTFDRPLDWVGFGVWLSMLLRCHGERILRVKGLLNVNTSNAPIVIHGVQHCLHAPVHLPAWPGTDRQSRLVFILRGLDPALLRRSFDVFSQRFAA from the coding sequence ATGAGCATCGCTCTCAACGTCATCACCGGTTTCCTGGGCAGCGGCAAAACCACCTTGCTCAAGCGCCTGCTGCAAGGCGAAAGCCTCGGTGATACGGCTTTGCTGATCAATGAATTCGGCGACGTCGGCATCGACCATCTGCTGGTGGAAGAAGTCGCCCCGGATACCGTGCTGCTGCCCAGTGGCTGTGTGTGTTGCTCGATTCGTGGCGAACTCAAAGACGCATTGCTCGCCCTGTTGCAACGCCGTGAGCGTGGCGAAATCCCGGCGTTCAAACGGGTGATCCTGGAGACTACCGGCCTGGCCGACCCGGCGCCGATCCTCGCCACGTTGAACAACGATGTGCAATTGCGCGGGCGCTTGCATATCGGCCTAGTGGTCACCTTGGTCGACGCCAGCCATGCCGCGCTGCAAGAGCGCCTGCATCCGGAATGGCTCGCCCAGGTCGCCGCCGCGGATCGCTTGTTGTTGAGCAAGACCGACTTGGTGGAGGACTGCGCCACACTGCGCGCGCACCTGCAAGCGCTCAATGCCGGAACGCCGATCCTCAATACCAGCGACGTCCGCTGCGGCGATCAACTGTTGCTGGGTGAAGGTTTGCGCAGCGCCGAACCGACAGAGGAAGTCAGTCGCTGGCAACTGCATCGCAGTATCAGCGCCACCCATGGTGCCGCGCAAGTATGCAGCCTGACCTTCGACCGGCCGCTGGATTGGGTCGGTTTCGGGGTTTGGTTGTCGATGCTGTTAAGATGCCACGGCGAACGAATCCTTCGTGTCAAAGGACTGCTCAACGTGAACACCAGTAACGCCCCCATCGTCATCCATGGTGTGCAGCACTGCCTGCACGCCCCGGTGCACTTGCCTGCCTGGCCGGGCACTGATCGGCAATCGCGACTGGTGTTTATCCTGCGTGGCCTCGACCCCGCGCTGCTGCGGCGCTCCTTTGACGTGTTCTCCCAGCGGTTCGCCGCATGA
- a CDS encoding SDR family NAD(P)-dependent oxidoreductase, with the protein MPQLTNRRAVITGAGSGIGAAIAHAYAAEGARLLLADRNAVSLAETAITCRNLGAEVLECLADVGTVEGAQASVDRCVEHFGGIDILVNNAGMLTQARCVDLTIEMWNDMLRVDLTSVFVASQRALPHMLAQRWGRIINVASQLGIKGGAELTHYAAAKAGVIGFTKSLALEVAKDNVLVNAIAPGPIETPLVVGISDDWKRAKAAELPLGRFGLANEVAPTAVLLASEPGGNLFVGQTLGPNSGDVMP; encoded by the coding sequence ATGCCCCAACTGACTAATCGCCGCGCCGTCATCACCGGTGCCGGCAGCGGTATCGGTGCCGCCATCGCCCATGCCTATGCAGCTGAAGGCGCGCGCCTGTTGCTGGCCGATCGTAACGCCGTCAGCCTCGCCGAAACCGCTATCACCTGCCGCAACCTCGGCGCCGAAGTGCTGGAGTGCCTCGCCGATGTAGGCACTGTCGAAGGCGCCCAGGCCAGTGTCGACCGCTGCGTCGAACATTTCGGCGGCATCGACATCCTGGTCAATAACGCCGGCATGCTCACCCAGGCACGCTGCGTCGACCTCACTATCGAAATGTGGAACGACATGCTGCGCGTCGACCTCACCAGCGTATTCGTAGCCAGCCAGCGCGCCTTGCCGCATATGCTCGCCCAGCGTTGGGGGCGGATCATCAACGTGGCCTCGCAACTGGGCATCAAGGGCGGCGCCGAACTCACCCACTATGCCGCGGCCAAGGCCGGGGTGATCGGCTTCACCAAGTCCCTGGCGCTGGAAGTCGCCAAGGACAACGTGTTGGTCAATGCCATCGCTCCAGGGCCGATTGAAACGCCATTGGTCGTCGGGATCAGCGACGACTGGAAGCGCGCCAAAGCCGCCGAGTTGCCCCTCGGCCGGTTCGGCCTGGCGAATGAAGTGGCGCCCACCGCCGTGCTGCTGGCCAGCGAGCCGGGTGGCAACCTGTTCGTTGGCCAGACCCTCGGCCCGAACTCCGGCGATGTCATGCCATGA
- a CDS encoding MFS transporter, producing MSIYNKLDLTGWKPRQLTSQEVRFATWIAFFAWVFAVYDFILFGTLLPEIGRHFGWGEVEQAEIATWVAVGTAVVALAIGPIVDKLGRRKGIIFTVAGSALCSALTAIGGAWGKSPLILIRSLGGLGYAEETVNATYLTELYGASQDPRLTKRRGFIYSLVQGGWPVGALIAAGLTALLLPIIGWQGCFIFAAIPAVVIAIMARKLKESPQFQIHQRISALRKSGAVIEAQNVAVTYGVDYDEHSKAGLKAAFRGPARRATLVIGAALLLNWAAIQVFSVLGTSVIVSVHHISFENSLIILVLSNLVGYCGYLSHGWMGDKIGRRNVIGLGWMLGGLSFAGMLFGPSNMPMVVGLYSLGLFFLIGPYSAALFFISESFPTSIRATGGAIIHAMGPIGAVVAGFGATQVLSAGSDWQTAALWFGAVPCFLSGALMFAARHVRPETVQ from the coding sequence ATGTCTATCTACAACAAGCTTGACCTGACTGGCTGGAAACCCCGGCAGTTGACGTCCCAGGAAGTACGTTTCGCCACCTGGATCGCCTTCTTCGCCTGGGTGTTTGCGGTGTATGACTTCATCCTGTTCGGCACCTTGCTGCCCGAGATCGGCCGGCACTTTGGCTGGGGCGAAGTGGAGCAAGCTGAAATCGCGACCTGGGTGGCGGTGGGTACCGCTGTTGTCGCGTTGGCCATCGGGCCGATCGTCGACAAGTTGGGGCGACGCAAAGGGATTATCTTCACGGTGGCCGGATCCGCATTGTGCTCGGCGCTCACCGCGATTGGCGGGGCGTGGGGCAAGTCGCCGCTGATTCTGATCCGTTCGTTGGGCGGCCTGGGCTATGCCGAAGAAACTGTCAACGCCACCTATCTGACCGAATTGTATGGCGCCTCGCAAGACCCGCGACTGACCAAACGTCGTGGTTTCATCTACAGCCTGGTGCAGGGCGGTTGGCCGGTCGGTGCGTTGATCGCGGCGGGGTTGACCGCGCTGTTGCTCCCGATCATCGGTTGGCAGGGCTGCTTCATCTTCGCCGCGATTCCGGCGGTGGTGATTGCGATCATGGCACGCAAGCTCAAGGAGAGCCCGCAGTTCCAGATCCACCAGCGCATCAGCGCACTGCGTAAAAGCGGCGCTGTGATCGAAGCGCAGAACGTGGCCGTGACCTACGGCGTCGACTACGACGAACACAGCAAGGCCGGCCTCAAAGCCGCGTTCCGTGGCCCAGCCCGTCGCGCTACCTTGGTGATCGGCGCCGCGCTGTTGCTCAACTGGGCGGCGATCCAGGTGTTCAGCGTGTTGGGCACCTCGGTAATCGTCAGCGTGCACCACATCTCGTTCGAGAACTCTTTGATCATCCTGGTGCTGTCGAACCTGGTGGGTTACTGCGGCTACCTCAGTCACGGCTGGATGGGCGACAAGATTGGCCGCCGCAACGTGATCGGCCTGGGCTGGATGCTCGGCGGCCTGTCGTTTGCCGGGATGCTGTTCGGCCCGAGCAACATGCCGATGGTGGTCGGGCTGTACAGTTTGGGCCTGTTCTTCCTGATTGGGCCGTACTCGGCGGCGCTGTTCTTTATCAGTGAAAGTTTCCCTACCAGCATCCGCGCCACCGGTGGCGCGATCATTCATGCCATGGGTCCGATTGGCGCGGTGGTCGCAGGGTTTGGCGCCACCCAGGTGCTGTCCGCCGGCAGTGATTGGCAGACCGCTGCACTGTGGTTCGGTGCGGTGCCGTGCTTCTTGTCCGGTGCCCTGATGTTTGCCGCACGCCACGTGCGCCCGGAAACCGTTCAGTAA